aggagggtaaacagtccatggttggggtgagagcagtccttggtgatgctgagcgccctccgcagacagcgcttgctttggacagactcaatggaggggagcgtggaaccggtgatgcgttgggcaattttcaccaccctctgcaatgccttccggtcggagacagagcagttgccataccatactgtgatgcagttggtaaggatgctctcgatggtgcagcggtagaagttcaccaggatctgaggagacagatggaccttcttcagtctcctcaggaagaagagacgctgatgagccttcttgatcagagtagaggtattgtgggtccaagagaggtcatcggagatgttgactcccaggaacctgaagctagaaacacgttccacctccgtcccgttaatgtggatgggggtgtgcgtgccgcctctggacttcctgaagtctacaatgagctccttggtcttcttggagttaagggccaggttgttgtcagcgcaccatgctgctaagtgctggacctcctccctgtaggccagctcatcgttgttgctgatgaggccaatcaccgttgtatcatctgcatacttgatgatggtgttagtaccatgtacaggtgtgcagtcataggtgaagagggagtagaggagggggcacagcacacagccctgaggaacgccggtgttcagggtgagggttgaagaggtgtgcttgtctaacctcacagactggggtctgttggttagaaagtccagtatccagttgcagagggaggggtcgatgcccaggttaccgagtttggtgatcagttttgatggaataatggtgttgaatgctgagctgtaatcgatgaacagcattcttacataagtgtctctgttgtcaaggtgggagagggcggagtgaagtgccgttgagatagcatcctccgtactcctgttcttgcggtaggcaaactgatagggatccagtgtggggggtaggcagcttttgaggtgtgccaggaccagcctctcgaagcacttggtgatgatgggggtaagtgcaactgggcggaagtcgttgaggcttgccgcagtggagtgttttggcactggcacgatggaggtggttttaaggcaagtggggacaactgcttgggcaagtgacaggttgaagatgtcagtccagatgtctgtcagctgcgcagcacaggcactgagcacgcgcccggggatgccgtcagggccagcagccttacgtgcattagtcctactcagtgccacgtacacgtcatagggggtgagtgtgaggggttggtgatcggcaggtagcacagccttgatggctgtctctagattgtccctgtcgaagcggccatagaagtggttaagctcctcaaggaaggaggcgtcgctggatgtgggggtgatgttggagggtctgtagtccgtgatggcctggatgccttgccacatgcgtcgggggtcggagttgttgttgaagtgctcctcaatcctgagcttatggcagtgcttggccttcctgatgcccctcttcaggttagccctggatgaactgtaggctcgagcatcgcctgacctgaaagcggtgtcccgtgctttcagcagtagcctgacctcgctgttcatccatggcttctgattcgggtatatggtcacctgtttgagggaggtgacactattgatggtggagtttataaagtccagaacagaggatgtataggaatcaatgtccgtgtgggagtcaagggtggcctgggctgcaaacgccttccagtcagtgtttccaaaacatgagaacaaaagtggacacagagtgctggagtaactcagcgggtcaggcagcatctgtggagaacatggataggtgacgtttcacagagtgctggagtaactcagcgggtcaggcagcatctgtggagaacatggataggtgacgtttcagagagtgctggagtaactcagcgggtcaggcagcatctgtggagaacatggataggtgacgtttcacagagtgctggagtaactcagcgggtcaggcagcatctgtggagaacatggataggtgacgtttcacagagtgctggagtaactcagcgggtcaggcagcatctgtggagaacatggataggtgacgtttcacagagtgctggagtaactcagcgggtcaggcagcgtctgtggagaacatggataggtgacgtttcacagagtgctggagtaactcagcgggtcaggcagcatctgtggagaacatggataggtgacgtttcacagagtgctggagtaactcagcgggtcaggcagcatctgtggagaacacatggataggtgacgtctcagagtgctggagtaactcagcgggtcaggcagcatctgtggagaacatggataggtgacgtttaggatcgggatccttcttcagactgcttgtaaggcggggggagaagaaagctagaGGAGGGTGAGGCAGGCACAGAAAGGAGAGCAGTGAGAAAGAGAGGGTGTCACTGAACCGctattggagagaggaggagatcttCTTCAAAGCAGGCACAACttcagattttgcagtggagcagtctaTCTCTGAAAACtaaacactatattccatcttttCAGAAATCTCTGATGGGGTTACTGTAGGCCAAGTTTCTACTTTCAAACCATTCCAGCATCATTTTTTCTCAGTTATAGAACATACCGATTATCACACACTGCCAGACACAAATAATGAAAATGGAATGCTAAAATGAGAACAATCCCCTGAATGCTAACTATTATTTCAAAGATACCATTTTCCAAAGTAATTTCATTGTCAGATGATATTGACTTTAGCAACACATGGAACAAGTGAGATTTCACTGAGGAGCCTTTTGGAAAATACTTAATCATCTCAAGTATTGACAATCTTTTTTGTACCGTTAAACTCAAGATGTCTTCCTGAATATTACGTGTTAAGCTGCATCAGAAACTCAACCCACATAATCAAAtcatgtcccaccccggtcattccttcttctccccgctcccgtccagcagaaggtacagaagcttgaaagcgcgcaccaccagactcaggaacagcttcttcccctctgttatcaggcttctgaacggtccttccacaagctagggttACTGTTCAATTCTTCATAACACCCATTAGAAGATTAGAAGAAACCccttttagaagattgaggggggaacttatagaaacttacaaaattcttaaggggttgtacaggctagatgcaggaagattgttcccgatgttggggaagtcaaggacaatgggtcacagtttaaggataaatgggaaatcctttaggaccgagatgagaaaaacatttttcacacagagagtggtgaatctctggaactctctgccacagaaggtagttgaggccagttcgttggctatatttaagagggagttagatgtggcccttgtggctaaagggatcagggggtatggagagaaggcaggtacaggatactgagttggatgatcagccatgatcatattgaatggcggtgcaggctcgaagggccgaatggcctactcctgcacctattttctatgtttatggacattagactttgtctctggaactaatgCACTGCAATGCCatgaccacagcctcagaataaaaggacgttcctttaggaaggagatgaggaggaatttggtgaatctgtggaattcattgccacagaaggatgtggaagccCTCAATTGATATTTTCaatcagagatagacagattcttgattagtgcgggtgtcaagggttatggggagaaggctggagaatgggattgagggggaaagatagatcagccatgattgaatgccgcaaggctcagtgccatGAGTGACAAcacattcttcaccaccctgcctgACAATGTTGCATCTTCCATGGCACTGTGTACCTGCAGCCTGAGATCTCTCTGTTCTATAAAGTTCCCCgtttactgtgtatgtcctgccctggtttttctcagcaaagtgcatcacctcacctTCACATCAATAAATCCCACCTGCCGTTCCTGAGCCCATTGGCCCAGTTCACAGGGATCCCATTTACTctcagataaccttcttcactctccacaatgTCACCAATTTTAGTTCCATCTGCAAACTGACTAACCGTGCAACCTACATACACACCCAATCGTGCATATAAATAAGGAACAACAGTGGATTctgtctccagtctgaaaaacaaccctctacCAACATTCTCTGCTGTGACCTTCaggtaaattaattattttaattgtacCACTATTGACAGAGATTGAAACAAGCCTTGGCAAAATATTCATTTTCACCACATTTATCTTAGTAATAAAATCAATTTGGTAGGTGGACCATCTTTCTTTATCCTTTCTTATCTTTTGGTTGATTAGTTTATAATTGGCCACATACAACAATGATAGATTTTTTGTTATAAGTACCCCTAGGTATTTGATTGATTTTGAATCCCATTTAATATTATACTTTTGCTTGATGTCTTCTGGGGGAGCACAATTAAATAGGAAGGTTTGAGTTTTTGAAATATTCACTTTATATCCTGCATAAAATTAAATTTCTCTCTGATCTCCATCATCCATGGAAAGGAGGTGTTTACTTCCGTGATATACATCCTTACATTATCTTCAATAAGACCAATTTTATATTCTCTGTCTCTTATAGTTactcccctcagatccctatctTGACGAATCGCTTGTGCCAATGGCTCAATACATATAGCAAACAGGGTAGTGCTAAGACAACATCCCTGTCACATTCCTCTTCCTAACACAAATCTCTCAGTTAAGGACCCATTCACCTTTGCTCTTGCAGTAGGTTGCAGGTAAATTGCTTTAATAACTTGAATCTTCTGTAAAGCCAAATCGTTCTCGTTTTTGATATAAGAATTCTCAATTTACCCTAACGAAAGCCTTTTCCCCATCTGGGCTAATCAGGACAGTGTGCGTACTTTCCTTTTGAATTGTGTGTATTATATTTAGGGATCTTCTAATACTGTCCTGTGTTTGTCTGCCTATTATAAAACCAGTCTGGTCTTCATCAATTAAATCTGGCATGAACTTTTCGAATCGTTTGAGATAATTGAAGAATATCATTTATAGTCCACATTTAAAATTGATATCGGTCTGTAGTTGGTACAATTTCCCTTGTCTTTGTTCTCTATGGGGATTAATATTATAATTGCCTCTTTCCATGACGTGGGTGTCTTGCCTTCTTTGATAATCCAGCTCGAGTGTCTCAGAAGAAGTGGGTTCAGCTCATTCCGAAATATTTTATACCATTGAGGCAGGAACtcgccatgagggaggagctggccaaagattACTctaaagatacactagcagggaatACAGtgcaacaaaaatggcaggtgtttctaggaataatacagaaggtgcaggatcagttcattcctgggaggaagaaagattccaaggggagaaatggacaaccatggctgacaagggacgtcagggacagtataaaggttaaagcgaagaagtacaaagtagcaaagatgagcgggaagcaagaggattgggtaatgtttaaagagcaacgtAAGATAACCAAacagacaatatggggagaaaatatgaggtacgTAGGTAAGCTAGCCTAGAATATAAAGTAGGATAGTAAAATCTTCTTTAGGTATGCGAAGACAAaacaaatagttaagaccaaagttggaaccttgaagactgaaaaaggtgaatatattatggggaacaaagaaatggcagatgagttgaacaggtactttggatctgtctttggatctaaggtggacacaaacaatcttcctgatatagtagtggccagaggatctggggagaCAGTGGAACTGACGGAAATCCACATTTATGCAGGAATtgatgttggatagactgatgggactgaacgctgatacatccccagggcctggtgggctgcatcccagggtacttaaagaaggggctctagaaattgtggaaacACTGGTGAtacttttccaatgttctatagactcgggatcagttcctgtggattggagggtagctaatgttatcccactttttacgaaaggcgggagagaaaaaaaCAGAGAAGTATagcccagttagcctgacatcggtggtggggaagattctggagtcaattattaaagatgagagccgcatatttggatatcagtccaagtcagcatggatttacgaaggggaaatcttgcttgactaatcttctggatttttttgaagatgtaactaggaaaatggcctagagagagccagtggatgtaatgtacctagactttcagaaagtatttgacatgtaccacataggagattagtgggcaacattagggcacatgatattgagggtagagtgcagacatggatagagaagtggttggcagactggaaacaaagagtagggattaacgggtccctttaagaatggcaggcattgactagtggggtgccgcaaggctcggtgctgggaccgcatctatttacaatatatatatattattatatattatttggaagaagggattcaaagtaacattagcaaatttgcagatgacacaaagctgggtggcagtgtgaactgtgaggaggatgctatgagaatgcagggtgacttggacaggttgggtgagtgggcagatacatggcagatgaagattaatgtggataactgtgaggttatccactttggtagcaaaatcaggaaggtagattactgtctaaatggcatcaagttgggaaaatgggaagtacaatgggatctgggagtccttgtacatcagtctatgaaagtaagcatgcagggacagcaggcagtgaagaaagtgaatggcatgttggcctttataataagatgaatctagtataggagcaaagaggtccttctgcagttgtacagagcccctagtgagaccacacctggagaattgtgtgcagtttttgtcccctaattcgaggaatgacattcttgctattgagggagtgcagcgtaggtttacatgttaattcccgggatggcgggactgtcatatgttgagagaatggaacagctgagcttgtacactctggagtttagaaggatgagaggttatctcatttaaacatataagattgttaagggtttggacacgctagaggcaggaaacatgttcccgattttaggggagtccagaaccaggggccacaatttaagaataaggagtaagccatttagaacggagacaaggaaacatttgttttctcacagggagtggtgagtctgtggaattctctgcctcagaaggcagtgaaggcagtttccctggatgctttcaaaagagagcgaGATTGGGCTCTTAgcggaggatatggggagaaggtttgaacggggtactgattggggatgatcaggcatgatcacattgaatggcggtgctggctcgaagggccaaatggcctattcctgcacctattgcctgttgTCATTCTATAGGGAAACTGTCGCTGCCTGGGGCCTTGTTTGTTTTCATCCTACCAGTTGTCTTCTCTATCTCCTCCAGTGATATTTCTGctgtaattattttattttgtgtctctccaatAAGAGGCAGATCTATTGTACTTAAACAAGTCTTCATTGATTCCCCATCTACTGTAGAGGGTTGTGTATATATCCTGGGCTATTATAGTTCGGCCAGCACTTCTTTCATATCCCGCTTGAAATCGTATTTGAATGATGTGAAGTCCGCTTTTAATTCTCTTCTCAAGTTGCTGATTTGTGTATTTATGCTTTTTAATCCCTCATGAAGGGCCTCTGTTGCATCGTTTCCACCAACCTGTTTGTATTTGCCATCGTCTCTGTCGCTTCGAGTCTGTCCTTCTGTTTCTTGCTTTTCTTGCATCTTTTCTTGCAACTTCTGCTCTTTGTTTTGACTCTCCCACTCGTACTGTACTCATTAAAACTTAAATACTCGTTTACTTTGAATTTAGTGGAggtttgtacaaggcattggtgaggccaaacctggagtatggtgtacaattttggtcgccaaattataggaaggatgtcaacaaaatagagagagtacagaggagatttactagaatgttgcctgggtttcaacaactaagttacagagataggttgaataagttaggtctttattctctggagcgcagaaggttaaggggggacctgatagaggtctttaaaatgatgagagggatagacagagttgatgtggacaagcattttcctttgagaatagggaagattcaaacaagaggacatgacttcagaattaagggacagaagtttaggggtaatatgagggggaacttctttacgctgagagtggtggcggtgtggaatgagctcccactggaagtggtggaggcaggttcattggtatcatttaaaaataaattggataggcatatggatgagaagggaatggagggttatggtacgagtgcaggcaggtgggactaaggggaaaaaatttgttcggcatcagattcagattcagattcagattcagattcaattttaattgtcattgtcagtgtacagtacagagacaacggcatggacttgtagggcagagatggcctgtttccgtgctgtaattgttatatggttatatggtttatttaTCAGACCATATGGAGCACTCAGTCTAATCAGCCTCCATGCTCTGCCGCCTGATTTGGTGATGTTTTACCATAAAAATGATACGATTCATAGAgatgacatttataacacagatcgGTGGAaacatctttatatttattttattttattattatttttctataGTTTTCTTAAtggctattttcattgggagtatgactcCCCAGACCTCACATCCCTTCCACAAGTGTCACGTCCTCTACAGACTTTCCAGTCATAACTCCGACATTCTCATTGAAaccatgaacatatgaaataaacagcaaaGGTTGCAGCACCGATCTCTGCTGCACTCCACCAGTTACAGACCTCCAAGCAGAAATGTTATCCTTCTACCTCCAACCACCAAGCCAGTGTTGGATCAATTTTTCAAGCTTGTCTTGGATCCCACCTTCCCTCACTCTCAGGACCAGCCATACATGCGGAATATTGTCAAGTACCTCATATATTGGTTCACAATGAGATCAGTGTACTCTTAGTTGCACACAACCTTCAAACCCACCCGTGAATCCCCTCTCGTTTAGCGACCCCACAACCAAAAGTTCCACCCATTCTGTCCCGGGGTGAAACCCGGGCAAGGTTCCAGTTGTCCGCCCGCCTGTGCCTGAGGCCGAGCGGCCTCTCCCCCGGTCCCGGGGCCGCGCTGCCCGAGTCTACCCCCGACCCCCgggactctctgattctctgcttctcccccccAGTCTCCAtcaccctggatgtggaaacagcgcaTCCGCTGCTCGAGGTGTCAGAGGATCTGAAGAGTGGGAGACGGACTCGGATCCGGAGAAGTCTCCCTGACACCGGGAAGAGGTTTACAGTCTGGCcgtgtgtgctgggatcggagggattcacatcggggagacattactgggaggtggaggtggcggggagtcggcgttggagtctgggagtcgccacagagtctgtggagaggaagagaggggtcgacatgaccccggagactggagtctggagcatcaGACGGTGGGGTGACGAGTTTGTTGCATTCACCTCCCCTcgatcccctctccccgcccgtcccatccccgggagggtgggagtttatctcagttGCGAGCCCGAgacagtttcattttacgacgcggacaccaagtcccatctctACACCTTCACTGGGATCAAATTCACAGAtaaactttatcctttcttctgGACTCAGGATGACAACCAGTGGCTAAGAATCTGCTCCGGTTCCGCTCCGGGTGTGTAAAATGGTCGGGTCCCGGGACCAGCGTCAGGAGCGGGGCTCAGGGGCTGTGGGGCAGAAACCCAGTGGACAATAGGTCGGCGCTGAACGGCtcccatttaatccccaaattccaCGTCGTGAAACCCCAATGAGCGCGGAAATAAAACCAGGgggaatgtaaatgtgggaagagCGAAATAAACAGCAACTGAAATCAGAGCTGTCTGTCTGTCGATCCGTTTATTTCAACGCGTTAACTGCGTCACTTCTTGGTTCCGCCACTAGACGGCAGCAAAGCCACGTGGTGCGACCACAGACTAGCTGTAACTTTGACAATTAACTTTGACAATTGCAGAAACAGCTGGAATCTGATTTAATAAGTGGCTTTTGTGACCAGTTACCACAGCCGCGGACAAAACCAAATGCATGGcttaaagagtggtgaatctctggaactctctgccacagagggtagttgaggccagttcattggctatatttaagagggagttagatgtggcccttgtggccaaggggatcagggggtatggagagaaggcaggtacgggatactgagttggatgatcagccatgatcatattgaatggcgaatggtgcaggctcgaagggccgaatggcctccactcctgcacctaatttctatgtttctatgtttctatgtaaaagggtTTCAAATTGTGAAATAAATGGAGACATTGTctcaaatactcagcaggtcagacagcatctgcaaggTAAAACAGACCTTACATTTGAGATCTAATACTGATGACGAATGGTGTTTCCAtttggattttcagcatctgtgtTTTTTAATTCGTTTTTCCAGTTGAATTGTTGGTTGAATGTGAGTCTGACCACAAACTTTATTTGGAATTATAAAACTAACAGAATCCATAAACCACATTTATGTAAATCCAAAGAAATTGGCGGATTCGCTCTCCCTAATTGTGTTTACTAatactgggcaacgaatattaaaaaaaaaaaaatctattggatGGATGATCCATGCCAACAGGTAAACTGGcaaataatggagagagagcgaTAGAgcgaagattgtttgccttttaatataggcgcgatccatctctctccaataaatctgaagaaatcaGTATATGAGAAGAATCCGATAATCCATAGAAGTGAAGCCCACCCTTAAGTTGAGAAATGTATTTCTTCTCTCACCAATCGCCAACAATCCCTCGTTTAAGTCGTCTACTTTTGGCAAGGTGTTCATACAATTGGAAAAATTAGGATTTAaaaaactgggagatctttatgagatggggacTCTCCTCTCATTgcaagaattacagtcga
Above is a genomic segment from Leucoraja erinacea ecotype New England unplaced genomic scaffold, Leri_hhj_1 Leri_1219S, whole genome shotgun sequence containing:
- the LOC129715517 gene encoding E3 ubiquitin-protein ligase TRIM39-like — translated: MAILARPRSRPTVSITLDVETAHPLLEVSEDLKSGRRTRIRRSLPDTGKRFTVWPCVLGSEGFTSGRHYWEVEVAGSRRWSLGVATESVERKRGVDMTPETGVWSIRRWGDEFVAFTSPRSPLPARPIPGRVGVYLSCEPETVSFYDADTKSHLYTFTGIKFTDKLYPFFWTQDDNQWLRICSGSAPGV